In one Moritella sp. 5 genomic region, the following are encoded:
- a CDS encoding TetR/AcrR family transcriptional regulator, with translation MTKSKKTLILDAALALFTVNGFHGTTTAAIAREAKVATGTLFHHFATKEALIEALYLEVKKEFAQALLQPNDHNAESRLTDIWVNGVHWLVNHPQKMAFILLCSHSLYFDKKIQLVIWEEVLGFFTQLLNTGIRNGMIKDLPIPYLLTTCESFLLSTATYVYALPVIDQKAAINSSINVIVDAISVQGADIHLLTR, from the coding sequence ATGACTAAATCTAAAAAAACACTGATCTTGGATGCCGCGTTAGCGTTGTTCACGGTCAATGGTTTTCATGGTACGACGACGGCGGCGATTGCACGTGAAGCAAAAGTTGCAACGGGTACCTTGTTTCATCACTTTGCCACGAAAGAAGCATTAATCGAAGCCTTGTATCTTGAGGTTAAAAAAGAATTTGCTCAGGCTTTATTGCAGCCGAATGATCATAATGCTGAATCTCGATTAACTGATATCTGGGTTAACGGCGTTCACTGGTTGGTTAATCATCCACAAAAAATGGCGTTTATCCTACTGTGTAGTCATTCTTTATATTTTGATAAAAAGATCCAATTGGTTATTTGGGAAGAGGTATTAGGCTTCTTTACTCAATTACTTAATACGGGTATTCGTAACGGTATGATTAAAGACTTACCGATACCGTACCTATTAACGACATGTGAGAGTTTCTTACTATCAACCGCAACTTATGTGTATGCGCTACCTGTGATAGATCAAAAGGCTGCTATTAATTCGTCAATTAATGTAATTGTTGATGCTATTTCAGTTCAAGGTGCTGATATTCATTTACTCACACGGTAA
- a CDS encoding coniferyl aldehyde dehydrogenase, which yields MSVATIRTNDSDSIDDIVEMEQIFATQKEAYLTQPEWDMAERKKRLILFKAAFLANKEALVTAVSEDYGHRSRHDTLYADILPTTAQFNYTLARLAKWMKPTRRSPGLLLAPASVTVHYQPVGVVGIVVPWNFPINLAVMPLITSIAAGNRAMLKMSEFTPKTNQVLKQIITSVFDSKDVCIVEGEMALSAAFTKLPFDHLLFTGSTVVGKHIMRAAADNLTPVTLELGGKSPVVVAPDIDIKMAVNRILLGKSLNAGQICIAPDYILCPRAKIMEFVKEYRNEFNRRYPTAMQNDDYTNIVDARQYARLKSWLEDAQQKGAKVETMQDGCSLDDQRHRMLPHLLLDVSDDMQLMQDEIFGPLLPILPYDSIDDAIRYIKARPHPLALYIMSFDSDTQKKIIRETISGGVAINDTIMHFAADDAPFGGVGPSGMGQYHGIEGFRTFSKSKTILKQGKFHSTRFIYAPYGSLIQKIILKFFLR from the coding sequence ATGAGTGTAGCGACAATCAGAACGAATGATAGCGATAGTATCGATGATATTGTAGAAATGGAACAGATCTTTGCAACGCAAAAAGAAGCTTATTTAACCCAACCTGAATGGGATATGGCTGAGCGTAAGAAACGCTTAATATTATTTAAAGCCGCTTTCTTGGCAAACAAAGAAGCATTAGTGACGGCTGTTTCAGAAGATTATGGTCACCGTTCTCGTCACGATACTTTGTATGCTGATATTTTACCTACGACGGCACAATTTAATTATACTTTGGCGCGTTTAGCTAAGTGGATGAAGCCGACGCGACGTAGCCCTGGTTTGTTGTTAGCTCCAGCAAGTGTGACGGTCCATTATCAACCTGTTGGTGTCGTTGGTATTGTCGTACCTTGGAACTTCCCGATTAATCTTGCCGTTATGCCTCTGATTACCAGTATTGCAGCTGGTAATCGTGCGATGCTTAAAATGTCGGAATTCACTCCGAAAACTAATCAAGTACTAAAGCAGATCATTACTTCGGTATTTGATAGTAAAGATGTTTGTATTGTTGAAGGTGAAATGGCCTTGTCTGCAGCGTTCACTAAGCTGCCTTTTGATCACTTATTATTTACAGGTTCGACTGTTGTAGGTAAGCATATAATGCGTGCTGCTGCGGATAACCTAACGCCAGTGACGCTTGAACTTGGTGGTAAATCACCTGTGGTGGTTGCCCCTGATATTGATATTAAAATGGCGGTTAATCGTATTTTGTTAGGAAAAAGCCTGAATGCTGGCCAGATCTGCATTGCACCTGATTATATTCTTTGCCCGCGTGCAAAAATTATGGAGTTTGTTAAAGAATATCGTAATGAGTTTAATCGTCGTTACCCTACTGCAATGCAAAATGATGATTATACTAATATTGTTGATGCTCGACAGTATGCTCGTCTTAAATCATGGCTAGAAGATGCACAGCAAAAGGGGGCTAAGGTTGAAACAATGCAAGATGGTTGCAGTCTTGATGATCAAAGACACCGTATGTTACCGCATTTATTGTTAGATGTGAGTGACGATATGCAGCTAATGCAGGATGAAATATTTGGTCCATTGTTACCTATTTTACCTTATGATTCGATTGATGATGCGATCCGATATATTAAAGCGCGTCCACACCCATTAGCGTTATATATCATGAGTTTTGATAGTGATACTCAGAAAAAAATTATACGTGAGACGATTTCCGGTGGTGTCGCGATCAATGATACAATCATGCACTTTGCTGCTGACGATGCCCCATTTGGTGGTGTTGGCCCATCAGGTATGGGACAGTACCATGGTATCGAAGGGTTCCGTACTTTTTCAAAATCAAAAACAATATTGAAACAAGGTAAATTCCATTCTACGCGCTTTATTTATGCACCGTATGGGAGTTTGATACAAAAAATCATTTTGAAATTTTTCTTGAGATAA
- a CDS encoding TatD family hydrolase — MKKQELIDIGVNLTNAAFHKDLPDVIERASAQGVRRLIVTGTDIAESQLAYQLTQDYPLQLYSTAGIHPHDARHATDDSWQQIKALAQYDSVVAIGECGLDFNRDFSPRPMQEATFAKQLELAAELNMPVFMHERDANERFIAILKDYRSALPAAVLHCFTGSASDLAACLELDLHIGVTGWICDERRGSELYQLVRDIPADRLMLETDAPYLLPRNLKPKPKSRRNEPCYLPHVAQTIATARNEDVELLLRRSLQVTEQFFRLPKL; from the coding sequence ATGAAGAAGCAGGAACTGATTGATATAGGCGTTAATTTAACAAACGCTGCTTTTCACAAAGATTTACCTGATGTTATTGAACGCGCCTCTGCCCAAGGGGTGCGTCGTTTAATTGTAACTGGCACGGATATCGCCGAAAGCCAGCTAGCTTATCAACTTACTCAAGATTACCCACTGCAACTTTATTCAACAGCAGGCATTCACCCGCACGATGCTCGACATGCTACAGATGATAGCTGGCAGCAAATTAAAGCCCTTGCTCAATATGACAGTGTCGTCGCTATTGGTGAATGTGGTTTGGACTTCAACCGTGATTTTTCTCCTCGCCCGATGCAAGAAGCCACGTTTGCAAAGCAGTTAGAGCTTGCTGCCGAATTGAATATGCCAGTTTTCATGCATGAACGCGATGCTAACGAACGTTTTATCGCAATCTTGAAAGACTATCGTTCAGCGTTACCCGCAGCTGTACTGCACTGTTTTACTGGTTCTGCGAGTGATTTGGCTGCGTGCCTAGAATTAGATTTACATATTGGTGTTACTGGCTGGATCTGTGATGAACGTCGTGGGTCGGAATTATACCAGTTGGTGCGAGATATCCCAGCTGATCGGTTAATGTTAGAAACGGATGCGCCGTATTTATTACCGCGAAATCTAAAACCAAAGCCTAAATCACGTCGTAATGAACCTTGCTATTTACCGCATGTTGCACAAACGATTGCTACCGCGCGTAATGAGGATGTTGAGCTATTATTGCGTCGCAGTTTACAGGTGACTGAACAGTTCTTTAGGTTACCTAAGCTGTGA
- the tatC gene encoding twin-arginine translocase subunit TatC: MAADPNTQPLIAHLIELRDRLLRASAAIILVFISLVYFANDIYQLISAPLIAQLPAGTSMIATDVATPFFTPIKLTLVASSFIAIPWVLYQVWAFIAPGLYKHEKKLIAPLVISSALLFYLGIAFSYFVVFPLAFEFFAAASPEGVTFAPDISSYLDFVLKIFFAFGLAFEIPIATLVLCWTGATTPENLRQKRPYIVVAAFIMGMLLTPPDIISQTLLAIPMLLLFELGLLFSRFYVKQDETKDEEAGTD, encoded by the coding sequence ATGGCAGCAGATCCAAATACTCAGCCTTTGATTGCCCATTTAATCGAACTGAGAGATAGGTTATTGCGTGCGAGTGCCGCAATTATCTTAGTTTTTATTTCATTAGTGTATTTTGCTAATGATATTTATCAGTTGATATCAGCGCCACTGATTGCGCAATTACCCGCTGGTACAAGTATGATTGCAACAGATGTCGCAACACCATTTTTTACTCCAATAAAGTTAACACTGGTTGCTTCTTCATTTATTGCTATCCCTTGGGTTTTGTATCAAGTTTGGGCTTTTATCGCGCCAGGTTTATATAAGCACGAGAAGAAGTTGATCGCGCCATTGGTAATAAGTAGTGCTTTACTCTTTTATCTTGGTATTGCTTTTTCTTATTTCGTTGTGTTTCCTTTAGCATTCGAGTTCTTTGCGGCGGCTTCGCCGGAAGGGGTAACATTTGCGCCTGATATTAGTAGCTATCTTGATTTTGTGTTGAAGATATTTTTTGCGTTTGGTCTCGCATTTGAGATCCCCATTGCCACATTAGTATTATGTTGGACTGGCGCAACCACGCCTGAAAATTTACGTCAAAAACGACCTTATATTGTCGTTGCTGCATTTATCATGGGGATGTTATTAACACCGCCAGATATTATTTCACAAACATTATTAGCGATACCTATGTTGCTATTGTTTGAGTTAGGTTTATTATTTTCTCGTTTTTACGTTAAACAGGACGAGACAAAAGATGAAGAAGCAGGAACTGATTGA
- the tatB gene encoding Sec-independent protein translocase protein TatB codes for MFDIGFWEIVVISVLGLLVLGPERLPVAIRTVSSWVKTIKGAANSVKEELSHELKIQEMHDNLKKAEQQGMNNISPDLQSSIDSLRDAAASVTRPYADDKPTSTSTPSVDQAPKVAEQVIEQDKK; via the coding sequence ATGTTTGATATCGGATTTTGGGAAATTGTGGTTATTTCAGTGCTGGGCCTATTAGTATTAGGGCCAGAGCGTTTACCTGTCGCTATCAGAACTGTGAGCTCTTGGGTGAAAACCATCAAGGGTGCCGCCAATTCTGTAAAAGAGGAATTGTCACATGAATTGAAAATTCAAGAAATGCATGACAATTTGAAAAAAGCGGAGCAGCAAGGGATGAATAATATCAGTCCTGATTTGCAAAGCTCTATCGACTCTTTACGTGATGCTGCAGCGTCGGTTACGCGTCCTTATGCGGATGATAAACCGACGTCAACATCTACGCCGAGTGTTGACCAAGCACCTAAAGTAGCAGAGCAGGTAATTGAACAGGATAAAAAATAA
- the tatA gene encoding twin-arginine translocase TatA/TatE family subunit encodes MGGISVTQLIIIAVIILLLFGTKKLRNVGGDLGAAVKGFKKAMSDEPKDTKEDNKVLEETTAAKTDVTKETKKDKEQA; translated from the coding sequence ATGGGCGGAATTAGTGTTACTCAGTTAATTATCATTGCTGTAATTATTCTTTTATTGTTTGGTACGAAGAAGTTACGTAATGTTGGTGGTGATCTAGGTGCGGCAGTTAAAGGCTTCAAAAAAGCCATGAGTGACGAGCCTAAAGATACGAAAGAAGACAATAAAGTATTAGAAGAAACTACTGCAGCAAAAACAGACGTAACCAAAGAAACAAAAAAAGATAAAGAACAGGCATAA
- the ubiB gene encoding ubiquinone biosynthesis regulatory protein kinase UbiB: MTLVELKRFYHIQKVVLEYGIDELLPAQLQPLSARLFRKSIFWIKNKHAEKSPAERIKLALQQLGPVFIKFGQMLSTRRDLLPQEFAEQLAMLQDQVPPFDSQLAMQQIESALGQPIDDVFDDFDPMPLASASIAQVHTAKLKSNGEEVVIKIIRPNIEPIIRADTQLMKRLSKVLLKLVPEARRLRPLEVVLDYEKTILDELNLEREAANAIQLRRNFLDSKELYVPEIYPDYSHKNMIVMERIYGIPVSDIAALEAQGTNMKLLAERGVETFFTQVFRDSFFHADMHPGNVFVSYETPEDPRWIGIDCGIVGTLNRDDKRYLAENLLAFFHRDYRKVAELHVDSGWVPSYVDVNDFEFAIRTVCDPIFEKPLAEISFGHVLVNLFATARKFDMTVQPQLVLLQKTLLYIEGLGRQLYPQLDLWDTAKPFLENWVKEQMGPQAVFSAVKQRAPFWAEKLPELPELVFDTLTKATKQQAKLDTLFTQAERFTQQQAYANKGRYLLSCGGVLMICAAIVYNPDTTSLATTLASIGSGLLIVGWFKLK, from the coding sequence ATGACATTGGTTGAGCTAAAGCGTTTTTATCATATCCAAAAAGTTGTTTTGGAATATGGCATTGATGAATTGTTACCTGCACAATTGCAGCCGTTATCAGCACGATTATTCAGAAAATCTATTTTTTGGATCAAAAATAAACATGCAGAAAAGTCACCTGCAGAACGTATCAAATTAGCATTACAGCAACTTGGCCCTGTTTTTATCAAATTTGGTCAGATGTTATCAACGCGTCGTGATTTATTACCACAAGAGTTTGCTGAGCAATTGGCTATGTTGCAAGATCAGGTGCCACCATTTGATAGTCAATTAGCAATGCAGCAGATCGAATCTGCGCTTGGTCAGCCTATTGATGACGTATTTGATGACTTTGATCCGATGCCTTTAGCGTCTGCATCTATTGCACAAGTGCATACAGCTAAGTTAAAGAGCAACGGCGAAGAAGTTGTTATTAAAATTATTCGACCTAATATCGAACCGATTATTCGTGCCGATACTCAGTTGATGAAACGCCTGTCGAAAGTATTACTGAAGTTAGTCCCCGAGGCCAGACGTTTAAGACCACTCGAAGTGGTTCTTGATTATGAAAAAACGATTCTTGATGAATTGAATTTAGAGCGTGAAGCGGCGAATGCAATCCAATTACGTCGTAATTTTCTTGATTCTAAAGAGTTGTATGTACCAGAGATATACCCAGATTACAGTCATAAAAATATGATTGTAATGGAGCGTATTTACGGTATTCCTGTATCCGATATTGCTGCGTTAGAGGCACAGGGCACCAATATGAAACTTTTGGCTGAGCGAGGTGTTGAAACCTTCTTTACCCAAGTTTTTCGCGATAGTTTTTTCCATGCTGATATGCATCCTGGTAATGTGTTTGTTTCTTATGAAACGCCTGAAGATCCTCGCTGGATTGGTATTGATTGTGGGATTGTTGGTACCTTAAATCGTGACGACAAGCGTTACTTAGCGGAGAATCTGTTAGCCTTTTTCCATCGTGATTATCGTAAAGTCGCAGAGTTACACGTTGATTCTGGTTGGGTGCCATCCTATGTTGATGTTAATGATTTTGAATTTGCGATCCGTACGGTGTGTGATCCTATTTTTGAAAAACCATTAGCTGAAATTTCTTTTGGTCATGTACTGGTTAATCTATTTGCCACTGCACGTAAGTTTGATATGACAGTACAACCGCAATTAGTATTATTGCAAAAGACATTATTGTACATTGAGGGATTAGGTCGTCAGCTCTATCCTCAGCTAGACTTATGGGATACGGCTAAGCCATTTCTTGAAAATTGGGTCAAAGAACAGATGGGGCCACAAGCGGTCTTTTCTGCAGTAAAACAACGTGCGCCGTTTTGGGCTGAAAAGTTACCAGAACTGCCTGAACTGGTGTTTGATACACTCACGAAAGCGACTAAGCAGCAAGCTAAATTAGATACATTGTTTACCCAAGCAGAGCGGTTTACTCAGCAGCAAGCGTATGCAAACAAAGGTCGTTATTTATTGAGCTGTGGTGGTGTACTTATGATTTGTGCGGCGATCGTGTACAATCCTGATACCACTTCGCTAGCCACTACGTTAGCCAGTATCGGCTCTGGACTATTAATAGTCGGCTGGTTTAAGCTTAAGTAG
- a CDS encoding SCP2 domain-containing protein: MPIEMLVTAGIETLLNQLLKADTNAVDKIASLKGKVLQVNIAELPKPLYFIFSSQVDVLAKYDGNADCCMDIKLSSLSRLQDSSQFTALIKEGELDMSGDPMVASKFSIILKELDIDWEEHLSRYTGDVAAHKLLQGAKSSQAWLQNNMMIARNNVAEYLIEEIRLAPGALEIVNFCDEVNELEQQCKQIEMRLALLSRKEDV, from the coding sequence ATGCCAATCGAAATGCTAGTTACTGCGGGAATTGAAACATTATTGAATCAATTATTAAAAGCAGATACAAATGCAGTAGATAAGATCGCGTCGCTAAAAGGTAAAGTGCTACAGGTAAATATTGCAGAACTACCAAAGCCACTTTATTTTATTTTTTCATCTCAGGTTGATGTGTTAGCCAAGTATGATGGAAATGCAGACTGCTGTATGGATATAAAGTTATCGAGTCTTTCTCGATTACAAGATAGTTCACAATTCACTGCTCTGATTAAAGAGGGTGAATTAGATATGAGCGGTGATCCTATGGTAGCAAGCAAGTTTAGCATTATCTTAAAAGAATTAGATATTGATTGGGAAGAGCATTTATCTCGTTACACAGGAGATGTTGCTGCACATAAGCTACTACAAGGTGCAAAATCGAGCCAAGCTTGGCTGCAAAACAACATGATGATCGCACGGAATAATGTAGCTGAATATTTAATTGAAGAAATACGTTTAGCTCCAGGCGCTTTAGAAATTGTTAATTTTTGTGATGAAGTAAATGAGTTAGAACAGCAATGTAAGCAGATTGAAATGCGTTTGGCATTATTGTCACGTAAGGAAGATGTATAA
- the ubiE gene encoding bifunctional demethylmenaquinone methyltransferase/2-methoxy-6-polyprenyl-1,4-benzoquinol methylase UbiE: MTDKSNNTTHFGYKTVESDQKVDMVASVFHSVAAKYDVMNDLMSMGIHRLWKRFTIDCSGVRPGHKVLDLAGGTGDLTAKFSRIVGDTGAVTLADINDSMLKVGRAKLRDRGIVGNVTYVQANAEELPFPDNHFDLITIAFGLRNVTDKDKALASMFRVLKPGGRLLVLEFSKPDSEALNKIYDFYSFNILPKMGELIADDGDSYQYLAESIRMHPNQETLKGMMETAGFESVEYHNLTGGIVALHRGYKF, from the coding sequence ATGACAGATAAATCAAATAACACCACTCATTTTGGCTATAAAACTGTAGAGTCAGACCAAAAGGTCGATATGGTTGCGAGTGTGTTTCATTCAGTAGCGGCTAAATATGATGTAATGAATGACCTCATGTCTATGGGGATTCATCGTCTGTGGAAACGTTTTACGATTGATTGCAGTGGTGTAAGACCTGGCCATAAAGTTTTAGATCTTGCCGGTGGTACAGGTGATTTAACTGCTAAGTTTTCGCGTATTGTTGGAGACACTGGCGCAGTAACGCTTGCTGATATTAATGATTCAATGCTAAAAGTTGGTCGTGCTAAATTACGTGACCGTGGTATTGTTGGTAACGTGACTTACGTGCAAGCAAATGCTGAAGAACTGCCTTTTCCTGATAATCATTTCGACCTGATCACGATAGCATTTGGTTTACGTAACGTGACTGATAAAGATAAAGCGCTAGCATCGATGTTTCGTGTATTAAAACCAGGTGGTCGTTTATTAGTTCTTGAATTCTCAAAACCAGATTCTGAAGCATTAAATAAAATTTATGATTTCTATTCATTTAATATTTTACCTAAGATGGGTGAATTAATTGCTGATGATGGCGATAGTTACCAATATCTAGCAGAATCAATTCGTATGCATCCAAATCAAGAAACATTAAAAGGTATGATGGAAACTGCTGGTTTTGAAAGCGTTGAATATCACAACTTGACTGGTGGTATTGTTGCTCTGCATCGCGGTTACAAATTCTAA
- the leuA gene encoding 2-isopropylmalate synthase — protein MTTFNHSKYQAFPILNMPNRQWPNKSIIQAPQWCSVDLRDGNQALVEPMTVAQKRRYYQLLLTMGFKQIEVGFPAASKMDFDFVRWLIEENKIPDDVTIQVLTQARESLIEKTFAALKGVKQAIIHVYNSTSTVQRELVFQKDRQGIIDIAVQGATWVKQHADANPGPCWQFEYSPESFSGTELDFAVDICDAVNAVWQPTPANPVIINLPATVEMSTPNVFADQVEWFCEHVQGREAITVSVHTHNDRGCAVAAAELAVMAGADRVEGTLLGNGERTGNMDIITMAMNLYSQGIDPKLNLGDIDNVITTITECTKLPVHPRHPYVGELVYTAFSGSHQDAIKKCLDRRKPEDTWNVAYLPIDPTDLNRTLKHVIRVNSQSGKGGIAYLLEQEYGVQLPRWLQVEFSSVVQQKSEATASELMIPQIWQLFKSTYGSSDDFYKLMEYNVSHGNIDKIQAQLENAGELKAITGEGNGALTAFIQALKQHFNIEFDVVNFSEHALSKGADADAIAYLQLKTATQSVIGVAVNRDILTASLTALLNAVNQIEVIKNLVAA, from the coding sequence ATGACTACATTTAACCACAGTAAGTACCAAGCTTTCCCAATCCTAAATATGCCTAATCGACAATGGCCGAATAAGAGTATTATTCAGGCTCCGCAATGGTGTAGTGTTGATTTACGCGATGGCAATCAAGCGCTTGTTGAGCCGATGACTGTTGCGCAAAAGCGCCGTTATTACCAACTTTTATTGACTATGGGTTTTAAACAAATCGAAGTTGGTTTTCCTGCTGCATCGAAAATGGATTTTGATTTTGTCCGCTGGTTAATTGAAGAAAATAAGATCCCAGATGATGTGACTATTCAAGTTTTAACCCAAGCGCGTGAAAGTCTTATCGAAAAAACATTCGCAGCACTAAAAGGTGTGAAACAGGCGATTATCCACGTCTATAATTCAACGTCGACAGTACAAAGAGAGCTTGTCTTTCAAAAAGATCGTCAAGGTATAATTGATATCGCGGTGCAAGGGGCTACATGGGTTAAACAGCATGCTGATGCTAATCCTGGGCCTTGCTGGCAGTTTGAATATTCACCGGAAAGTTTTTCGGGTACAGAATTGGATTTTGCCGTTGATATTTGTGATGCGGTCAATGCGGTTTGGCAGCCAACACCGGCAAATCCGGTCATTATTAATTTGCCTGCAACGGTCGAAATGTCGACGCCGAACGTGTTTGCAGATCAAGTCGAATGGTTCTGTGAACATGTGCAGGGTCGAGAAGCCATTACCGTCAGTGTACATACTCACAACGATCGTGGTTGTGCTGTTGCGGCAGCTGAACTCGCTGTGATGGCGGGAGCAGATCGTGTGGAAGGTACCTTATTAGGTAATGGTGAACGTACTGGCAATATGGATATTATTACGATGGCTATGAACCTTTATAGCCAAGGTATCGATCCTAAACTTAATCTTGGCGATATTGATAATGTTATTACCACTATAACGGAATGTACCAAGCTACCTGTTCATCCTCGTCATCCTTATGTTGGTGAATTAGTGTATACCGCTTTTTCTGGAAGTCATCAGGATGCGATTAAAAAATGCCTAGACCGTAGAAAACCTGAAGATACTTGGAATGTGGCTTATTTACCTATTGACCCAACTGATTTAAATCGAACGTTAAAGCACGTTATTCGTGTAAATAGCCAGTCGGGTAAAGGAGGCATTGCTTATTTACTTGAACAAGAATATGGCGTGCAGTTACCTCGTTGGCTACAGGTTGAATTCTCTAGTGTGGTACAACAAAAATCGGAAGCAACCGCTAGTGAGTTGATGATCCCGCAAATATGGCAGCTATTTAAATCAACTTATGGAAGTAGTGATGACTTTTATAAGTTAATGGAATATAACGTTAGTCATGGCAATATAGATAAAATACAGGCTCAACTTGAAAATGCTGGCGAATTAAAAGCGATCACAGGTGAGGGGAATGGAGCCTTAACAGCCTTTATACAAGCGCTAAAACAACATTTTAATATTGAATTTGATGTAGTTAATTTTAGTGAGCATGCATTAAGTAAAGGTGCAGATGCCGATGCAATTGCTTATTTACAACTGAAAACTGCAACACAATCCGTTATTGGGGTTGCGGTTAACCGCGATATTTTAACGGCATCACTAACGGCATTATTAAATGCAGTGAATCAAATAGAAGTGATTAAAAACCTTGTTGCCGCATAA
- a CDS encoding GTP-binding protein, with protein MSKQVNKIPTNIITGFLGVGKTTAIQQLLKQKPEGEVWGILVNEFGQIGIDGTLLSAFTETLDNQEQRIIVKEIPGGCLCCVAGLPMKMGLNMLISKAKPDRILIEPTGLGHLQQVIKDLSGEFYCDVLALNATICLVDPIHLNDRKYVENNHFQDQISLADVLVANKTEQLNSEDKRCFMDFSAQLLPAKKSVVWTHHGEFSIDTLALPLDYKRRSQHLSAHLKHSHTHHHHEKESLALDTDLRFERNHGEGQGLFSYGWTFNQQQVFNLMALATLLEPLEVVRLKAVIKTEQGCFSINSVNGECDFMPISELETSKIEIISMIELPWQKLEEALCDSLTLSSRK; from the coding sequence ATGTCGAAACAAGTAAATAAAATACCGACCAATATTATTACTGGTTTTCTTGGTGTCGGTAAAACAACCGCTATCCAACAGTTACTTAAGCAAAAACCGGAAGGTGAAGTGTGGGGAATATTGGTTAACGAGTTTGGTCAAATAGGTATTGATGGTACTTTATTATCTGCATTTACTGAAACGTTAGACAATCAAGAACAGCGTATTATTGTCAAAGAAATTCCAGGCGGTTGTCTTTGCTGCGTCGCCGGGCTACCCATGAAAATGGGATTGAATATGTTAATCAGTAAAGCAAAGCCTGATCGTATCTTGATTGAGCCAACAGGACTTGGGCATTTACAACAAGTGATTAAAGATCTATCGGGTGAATTTTACTGTGATGTTTTAGCGCTCAACGCAACTATCTGCTTGGTTGACCCTATCCATCTTAATGATCGTAAATACGTTGAAAATAATCACTTTCAAGATCAAATCAGCTTGGCTGATGTACTTGTGGCGAATAAAACGGAGCAACTAAATAGTGAAGATAAGCGCTGTTTCATGGACTTTTCTGCACAACTATTACCAGCTAAAAAATCAGTCGTGTGGACGCATCATGGTGAATTTTCAATTGATACTCTCGCGCTGCCACTTGATTATAAACGCCGGTCTCAACATTTATCCGCGCATCTAAAACATAGCCATACACATCATCATCATGAAAAAGAGTCGTTAGCGCTCGATACCGATCTGCGTTTTGAACGCAATCATGGTGAAGGACAGGGTTTATTTAGTTATGGCTGGACTTTCAATCAGCAACAGGTATTTAATTTAATGGCACTAGCGACATTATTAGAGCCTTTGGAAGTTGTGCGTTTGAAAGCTGTAATTAAGACCGAACAAGGCTGTTTTTCGATAAACAGTGTTAATGGCGAATGTGACTTTATGCCCATCAGTGAGTTGGAAACGAGTAAGATCGAAATCATTAGCATGATTGAGCTACCTTGGCAAAAGCTCGAAGAGGCATTATGCGATTCTCTCACTCTCTCGAGCAGAAAATAA
- a CDS encoding UPF0149 family protein, whose protein sequence is MTGSALSREDEILLSDWLSGDETPKETLSLIAMKGFFFGLVAAPEPIETEDWMDMIFGGAAPQNITDDKLFAIISVYNEISEQVYETGAKLPAECIETADFADNFNSGEALNDWSIGFAIGAAFYYESLVSSLADDSEMHQALQMAYLCLSYFSCAGTAQQIAQLQQSEWETFTHTVLEMMPDFIVAYAQVIEQAALASGNYDDDDWNDDELID, encoded by the coding sequence ATGACTGGTTCAGCATTATCACGCGAAGATGAAATATTATTATCAGATTGGCTATCTGGTGACGAAACACCAAAAGAAACATTATCATTAATTGCGATGAAAGGTTTTTTCTTTGGTTTAGTTGCTGCACCTGAACCAATAGAAACTGAAGATTGGATGGATATGATCTTTGGCGGTGCTGCACCACAAAATATTACGGATGATAAATTATTCGCGATTATCTCTGTTTATAATGAGATCAGTGAACAGGTCTATGAAACGGGAGCTAAATTACCAGCCGAGTGTATCGAGACTGCTGATTTTGCGGACAACTTTAACTCCGGTGAAGCATTAAATGATTGGTCGATTGGTTTTGCGATTGGTGCTGCTTTTTATTATGAAAGTTTAGTAAGCTCACTGGCTGACGATAGTGAAATGCATCAAGCATTACAAATGGCGTATTTGTGCTTAAGTTATTTCTCCTGTGCTGGTACTGCGCAACAAATTGCACAATTACAACAAAGTGAATGGGAAACATTTACGCATACCGTATTAGAGATGATGCCTGATTTCATTGTCGCTTATGCTCAAGTGATTGAACAAGCGGCATTGGCAAGTGGTAATTATGATGATGACGATTGGAATGATGACGAACTGATTGATTAA